The following proteins come from a genomic window of Iamia sp. SCSIO 61187:
- a CDS encoding NADP-dependent oxidoreductase: MTNLTNRQVVLRRRPTGLVQPGDTELIETAAPELADGEALVRTTYLGIDAAVRTWLDDARGYLPPVAIGDPIRAAGVGEVVETRCDAYAVGDVVTYLPGFQELAVVRDDVFTTVIPGVEDQLAMLTVYGSTGATAYFGMTDIGRPQAGETVVVSAAAGATGSIAGQIAKIAGARVVGIAGGPEKCRVVVEELGFDACIDHRGPDLAAALKEACPQRVDVYFDNVGGPILDAVLGRLAQGGRIVLCGVISSYLTGEHPGPANYTNLLARCGLMQGFNTLHQWDRFPEAFEALRRWEAEGRLVHRAHVHEGLEHAVDALNGLFTGANIGKTVVKVSDPTVG, translated from the coding sequence GTGACCAATCTGACGAACCGTCAGGTCGTGCTGCGACGCCGGCCGACCGGGCTGGTGCAGCCCGGCGACACCGAGCTGATCGAGACCGCCGCGCCCGAGCTGGCCGACGGCGAGGCCCTCGTCCGCACGACCTACCTGGGCATCGACGCCGCCGTCCGGACCTGGCTCGACGACGCCCGCGGCTACCTCCCGCCGGTCGCCATCGGCGATCCGATCCGGGCCGCCGGCGTGGGCGAGGTGGTCGAGACCCGCTGCGACGCCTACGCCGTGGGCGACGTGGTGACTTACCTGCCCGGGTTCCAGGAGCTGGCGGTCGTGCGCGACGACGTCTTCACCACCGTCATCCCCGGCGTCGAGGACCAGCTGGCGATGCTGACGGTGTACGGCTCGACCGGCGCCACCGCCTACTTCGGCATGACCGACATCGGCCGCCCGCAGGCCGGCGAGACGGTCGTGGTCTCCGCCGCCGCCGGGGCGACCGGGTCGATCGCCGGCCAGATCGCCAAGATCGCCGGCGCCCGCGTCGTCGGCATCGCCGGCGGGCCCGAGAAGTGCCGGGTCGTGGTCGAGGAGCTCGGCTTCGACGCCTGCATCGACCACCGCGGGCCCGACCTGGCCGCGGCCCTGAAGGAGGCGTGCCCCCAGCGGGTCGACGTGTACTTCGACAACGTCGGCGGCCCGATCCTCGACGCCGTGCTCGGCCGGCTGGCCCAGGGTGGCCGGATCGTCCTGTGCGGGGTGATCTCCAGCTACCTCACCGGCGAGCACCCGGGCCCGGCGAACTACACCAACCTGCTGGCCCGCTGCGGGTTGATGCAGGGCTTCAACACCCTGCACCAGTGGGACCGCTTCCCCGAGGCCTTCGAGGCCCTCCGCCGCTGGGAGGCCGAGGGCCGCCTGGTCCACCGGGCCCACGTCCACGAGGGCCTCGAGCACGCCGTCGACGCCCTCAACGGCCTCTTCACCGGGGCCAACATCGGCAAGACGGTGGTGAAGGTCTCCGACCCGACCGTCGGCTGA
- the treY gene encoding malto-oligosyltrehalose synthase, whose translation MPERRPLVATYRIQLTPEGMDLHRVRQLVPYLRDLGVSHVYLSPVLTARTGSSHGYDQVDPTTVSASLGGEDALRALAEEIGVILDIVPNHMGTGDENRWWTDERLREQFFDLDPETGRWRRFFDVDELAALRQEDPEVFSVTHETPMRLVREGVVDGLRVDHPDGLADPAGYLRRLAEGTGGTDVWVEKILHVGEALRPWPVSGTVGYEVLNDITALFVDPAGEPALTALWVSLSGDDRPFADHAAEAMAEQAATTFRPEVERLARTVAASGLDLGDDPVATLTRAVATFPVYRSYVVPERDEVDDADRAVAEEADMPVALLDVLTLDERGHDEVVTRFQQTTPAVTAKGVEDTAFYRYLRLLALNEVGGDPGRFGLDVAAFHRANQARARSWPRNLVISSTHDTKRSADVRARLGLLATHADEWATLVAGWRRVTADLVVGGAPDGVEQALIFQTLLGAWPLSAERLEQYLTKALREAKRTTTWVEPDESWEARVQSYARALLDHEGFLATFLPFQARIAAEGAAVALAQVLLKVTVPGVPDIYQGDELEDLSLVDPDNRRPVDWDARRAALAAADPPPKLVLIRAGLALRARRPDAFAGAYRPIDAGPDVCAFTRGADEVLVVVPLRPGADTAPVDVPGEWQDVFVADGIALRERS comes from the coding sequence GTGCCCGAGCGTCGGCCCCTGGTCGCCACCTACCGGATCCAGCTGACGCCCGAGGGCATGGACCTGCACCGGGTCCGCCAGCTGGTCCCCTACCTGCGCGACCTCGGCGTCTCGCACGTCTACCTGTCGCCGGTCCTCACCGCCCGCACCGGCTCGTCCCACGGCTACGACCAGGTCGACCCCACCACCGTGTCGGCCTCGCTGGGCGGCGAGGACGCCCTGCGGGCGCTGGCCGAGGAGATCGGCGTCATCCTCGACATCGTCCCCAACCACATGGGCACCGGCGACGAGAACCGCTGGTGGACCGACGAGCGCCTGCGGGAGCAGTTCTTCGACCTCGACCCCGAGACCGGGCGGTGGCGCCGGTTCTTCGACGTCGACGAGCTCGCCGCCCTCCGCCAGGAGGACCCCGAGGTCTTCTCCGTGACCCACGAGACCCCGATGCGGCTCGTGCGCGAGGGGGTCGTCGACGGGCTGCGGGTCGACCACCCCGACGGCCTGGCCGACCCCGCCGGCTACCTCCGCCGGCTGGCCGAGGGCACCGGCGGCACCGACGTCTGGGTCGAGAAGATCCTCCACGTGGGCGAGGCCCTGCGGCCCTGGCCGGTCTCGGGCACCGTGGGCTACGAGGTCCTCAACGACATCACCGCCCTGTTCGTCGACCCCGCCGGCGAGCCCGCCCTCACCGCGCTGTGGGTCTCGCTCTCGGGCGACGACCGGCCCTTCGCCGACCACGCCGCCGAGGCGATGGCCGAGCAGGCCGCCACCACGTTCCGCCCCGAGGTCGAGCGCCTGGCGCGGACGGTGGCGGCGTCGGGGCTCGACCTGGGCGACGACCCGGTCGCCACCCTGACGCGAGCCGTGGCCACCTTCCCCGTGTACCGCAGCTACGTCGTCCCCGAGCGCGACGAGGTCGACGACGCCGACCGGGCCGTCGCCGAGGAGGCCGACATGCCCGTCGCCCTGCTCGACGTCTTGACCCTCGACGAGCGGGGCCACGACGAGGTCGTCACCCGCTTCCAGCAGACCACCCCGGCGGTCACCGCCAAGGGGGTCGAGGACACCGCCTTCTACCGCTACCTCCGGCTGCTGGCCCTCAACGAGGTCGGCGGCGATCCCGGCCGCTTCGGCCTGGACGTCGCCGCCTTCCACCGGGCGAACCAGGCCCGGGCCCGGTCGTGGCCGCGGAACCTGGTGATCTCCTCGACGCACGACACCAAGCGGTCGGCCGACGTGCGGGCCCGGTTGGGGCTCCTCGCCACCCACGCCGACGAGTGGGCCACCCTGGTCGCCGGGTGGCGCCGGGTCACCGCCGACCTCGTGGTCGGCGGCGCCCCCGACGGCGTCGAGCAGGCCCTGATCTTCCAGACACTGCTGGGGGCGTGGCCCCTGTCCGCCGAGCGGTTGGAGCAGTACCTCACCAAGGCCCTCCGGGAGGCCAAGCGGACCACGACGTGGGTCGAGCCCGACGAGTCGTGGGAGGCGCGGGTGCAGTCCTACGCCCGGGCCCTGCTCGACCACGAGGGCTTCCTCGCGACGTTCCTCCCGTTCCAGGCGCGCATCGCCGCCGAGGGCGCGGCGGTCGCCCTCGCCCAGGTGCTGCTCAAGGTGACCGTGCCCGGCGTGCCCGACATCTACCAGGGCGACGAGCTCGAGGACCTGTCTCTGGTCGACCCGGACAACCGCCGCCCGGTCGACTGGGACGCCCGGCGGGCCGCCCTGGCCGCCGCCGACCCACCGCCGAAGCTGGTCCTGATCCGCGCCGGCCTCGCCCTCCGCGCCCGACGCCCGGACGCCTTCGCCGGCGCCTACCGGCCGATCGACGCCGGCCCCGACGTGTGCGCCTTCACCCGCGGCGCCGACGAGGTCCTCGTCGTCGTCCCCCTCCGCCCCGGCGCCGACACCGCGCCGGTCGACGTCCCGGGCGAGTGGCAGGACGTCTTCGTCGCCGACGGCATCGCCCTCCGCGAGCGCTCCTGA
- a CDS encoding NAD-dependent epimerase/dehydratase family protein, whose protein sequence is MLVTGGGGFVGSFAVPALLEAGHDVRLLVRSPERALGVLARRGVGEADVELVVGDMVDADVVGPAAVGCDATIHAAAAIGMTGHDGTSVLDVNTRGARTVVDAALAAGHDPVVHVSSVAVFVPPVEPVIGPGSTLASPRTDYGRSKVVTEQELRARQDAGDPITIVYPGGVIGRDQPHLDATLEGLVAARTQGWPRTRGGVALVDVRDLADALVACLAPGAGPRRLVLGGHFLRWAELGALVDDITGVRAWRAPLPKPVLMAVATLLDGVRRVRPLSYPLTRDAAEIMTTMVATDDRATLDALGIELRPVRESLDETLRWLAEAGHLPARSAGRLAP, encoded by the coding sequence GTGCTGGTGACCGGGGGCGGCGGGTTCGTCGGGTCCTTCGCCGTGCCCGCCCTGCTGGAGGCCGGGCACGACGTCCGCCTCCTCGTGCGCAGCCCGGAGCGGGCGCTCGGCGTCCTGGCCCGGCGGGGCGTGGGCGAGGCCGACGTGGAGCTGGTCGTGGGGGACATGGTCGACGCCGATGTCGTCGGCCCCGCCGCCGTCGGCTGCGACGCCACGATCCACGCCGCCGCCGCCATCGGGATGACCGGTCACGACGGCACCTCGGTGCTGGACGTCAACACCCGCGGCGCCCGCACCGTCGTGGACGCCGCCCTGGCCGCCGGGCACGACCCGGTCGTGCACGTGTCGAGCGTGGCCGTGTTCGTCCCGCCGGTCGAGCCGGTGATCGGGCCCGGCTCGACGCTGGCCTCGCCCCGCACGGACTACGGCCGCTCGAAGGTCGTGACCGAGCAGGAGCTGCGGGCCCGCCAGGACGCCGGCGACCCGATCACGATCGTCTACCCCGGCGGGGTGATCGGACGGGACCAGCCCCACCTCGACGCGACCCTCGAGGGCCTCGTCGCCGCCCGCACCCAGGGCTGGCCCCGCACCCGCGGCGGGGTCGCCCTCGTCGACGTGCGGGACCTGGCCGACGCCCTCGTCGCCTGCCTGGCCCCCGGGGCCGGGCCCCGGCGGCTCGTGCTCGGTGGCCACTTCCTCCGGTGGGCCGAGCTGGGCGCGCTGGTCGACGACATCACCGGCGTCCGGGCCTGGCGGGCCCCGCTGCCCAAGCCCGTCCTGATGGCCGTGGCCACCCTCCTCGACGGCGTCCGCCGCGTCCGGCCCCTCTCGTACCCGCTGACCCGCGACGCGGCCGAGATCATGACGACGATGGTCGCCACCGACGACCGGGCCACTCTGGACGCGCTGGGCATCGAGCTGCGCCCGGTGCGCGAGTCGCTGGACGAGACCCTGCGGTGGCTGGCCGAGGCCGGCCACCTCCCGGCCCGGAGCGCCGGCCGCCTCGCCCCCTGA
- a CDS encoding NAD(P)/FAD-dependent oxidoreductase: MTATGPTIDREAVLARYRAERDKRLREDGNDQYVEVTGAFAHYVDDPYVPRTERDPVSITTTVALIGGGFSGLVTGARLKQAGIDDVRIIEKGGDVGGTWYWNRYPGAQCDTHSFVYMPLLEETGHMPTEKYAHGPEILEHCQRIATRFGLYDDALLHTEVRAVEWDAASSRWVLRTDRGDEIRARFVVMGTGPLHRPKLPGIPGLGTFEGHTFHTSRWDYDYTGGDHTGAPMDRLADKRVGIIGTGATSVQCVPHLARACGELFVFQRTPSSIDVRSNEPTDPEWFEREVLEPGWQERWLASFTAVQTGNFGHEDLVQDGWTDISRRIRDKILADPEATFTIESFQQAFEDSDFEKMDEIRARVDEIVQDRATADALKPWYRQLCKRPCFHDEYLDAFNEPGTHLIDTDGRGVERITPQGVVVGGVEHPLDCIIFASGFEVGTDHARRAGFDPVGRDGLALSEHWAEGMRTLHGMHVHGFPNLFVLQAAHGANLISNYPHNLSEGGKTIAAIVRHAEDHDLTEVEATAEAEQGWVDLLHASGRVFGAGFLADCTPGYYNNEGQPAGPNAGIASVGYPDGPVAFFALMEQWRTSGDFEGLALRRDPA, encoded by the coding sequence ATGACGGCCACGGGACCGACGATCGATCGCGAGGCGGTGCTGGCCCGCTACCGGGCCGAGCGCGACAAGCGCCTGCGCGAGGACGGCAACGACCAGTACGTCGAGGTCACCGGGGCCTTCGCCCACTACGTCGACGACCCCTACGTGCCCCGGACCGAGCGCGACCCGGTCTCGATCACCACGACGGTGGCCCTCATCGGGGGCGGGTTCTCCGGCCTCGTCACCGGCGCCCGGCTCAAGCAGGCCGGCATCGACGACGTCCGCATCATCGAGAAGGGCGGCGACGTCGGCGGCACGTGGTACTGGAACCGGTACCCCGGCGCCCAGTGCGACACCCACTCGTTCGTCTACATGCCGCTCCTCGAGGAGACCGGCCACATGCCGACCGAGAAGTACGCCCACGGTCCCGAGATCCTCGAGCACTGCCAGCGCATCGCCACCCGGTTCGGCCTCTACGACGACGCCCTGCTGCACACCGAGGTGAGGGCCGTCGAGTGGGACGCCGCCAGCTCGCGCTGGGTCCTGCGCACCGACCGGGGCGACGAGATCCGGGCCCGGTTCGTGGTGATGGGGACCGGGCCCCTGCACCGGCCCAAGCTGCCGGGCATCCCCGGCCTGGGCACCTTCGAGGGCCACACCTTCCACACCAGCCGCTGGGACTACGACTACACCGGCGGCGACCACACCGGCGCCCCCATGGATCGGCTGGCCGACAAGCGGGTCGGGATCATCGGCACCGGCGCCACCTCGGTCCAGTGCGTGCCCCACCTGGCCCGGGCGTGCGGCGAGCTCTTCGTGTTCCAGCGCACCCCCTCGTCGATCGACGTGCGGTCGAACGAGCCCACCGACCCCGAGTGGTTCGAGCGCGAGGTGCTCGAGCCCGGCTGGCAGGAGCGCTGGCTGGCCAGCTTCACCGCCGTGCAGACCGGCAACTTCGGACACGAGGACCTGGTGCAGGACGGGTGGACCGACATCTCCCGGCGCATCCGGGACAAGATCCTCGCCGACCCCGAGGCGACGTTCACGATCGAGTCGTTCCAGCAGGCCTTCGAGGACTCGGACTTCGAGAAGATGGACGAGATCCGGGCCCGGGTCGACGAGATCGTGCAGGACCGGGCCACCGCCGACGCCCTCAAGCCGTGGTACCGCCAGCTGTGCAAGCGGCCCTGCTTCCACGACGAGTACCTCGACGCCTTCAACGAGCCCGGCACCCACCTGATCGACACCGACGGTCGGGGCGTCGAGCGCATCACGCCCCAGGGCGTCGTCGTCGGCGGCGTCGAGCACCCGCTCGACTGCATCATCTTCGCCTCCGGGTTCGAGGTCGGCACCGACCACGCCCGGCGGGCCGGCTTCGACCCCGTCGGTCGGGACGGTTTGGCCCTGTCGGAGCACTGGGCCGAGGGCATGCGCACGCTCCACGGGATGCACGTCCACGGCTTCCCGAACCTGTTCGTGCTGCAGGCCGCCCACGGCGCCAACCTGATCTCGAACTACCCCCACAACCTCTCCGAGGGGGGCAAGACGATCGCCGCCATCGTCCGCCACGCCGAGGACCACGACCTCACCGAGGTGGAGGCCACCGCCGAGGCCGAGCAGGGGTGGGTCGACCTGCTCCACGCCTCGGGCCGGGTCTTCGGCGCCGGGTTCCTCGCCGACTGCACGCCCGGCTACTACAACAACGAGGGCCAGCCGGCCGGGCCCAACGCCGGCATCGCGTCCGTCGGCTACCCCGACGGCCCGGTGGCGTTCTTCGCCCTCATGGAGCAGTGGCGCACCAGCGGCGACTTCGAGGGCCTCGCCCTCCGCCGGGACCCGGCCTGA
- a CDS encoding type 1 glutamine amidotransferase has translation MSPTSSSTPAPLRVGLVLLGSPPPGAPASEGGYLAMFERLLAPHGIELTGLDATAGPLDVDPGDHAAYVLTGSATSVYDDEPWIAPAEDFVRAVVDRGIPVAGICFGHQLLAQALGGRVERAGAGWGMGVHVYDLDVGDAAWAGAAPPTGLRLQAMHQDQVVSLPEGARVWARSEHCPIAGFTVGDRVWTVQAHPEFAVDYARGLIDRRRAVVDAAVADAAAVSVEEATDHELVAGWIAHVLRADAVART, from the coding sequence GTGTCGCCGACGTCGTCGTCAACGCCCGCACCGCTCCGGGTCGGCCTCGTGCTCCTCGGGTCGCCGCCGCCGGGCGCCCCGGCCTCCGAGGGCGGGTACCTCGCCATGTTCGAGCGCCTCCTCGCCCCCCACGGCATCGAGCTGACCGGCCTCGACGCCACCGCCGGACCGCTCGACGTCGACCCCGGCGACCACGCCGCCTACGTGCTCACCGGCTCGGCCACGTCGGTCTACGACGACGAGCCGTGGATCGCCCCGGCCGAGGACTTCGTCCGCGCCGTGGTCGATCGCGGCATCCCCGTCGCCGGCATCTGCTTCGGCCACCAGCTGCTGGCCCAGGCCCTCGGCGGCCGGGTGGAGAGGGCGGGGGCGGGCTGGGGCATGGGCGTCCACGTCTACGACCTCGACGTCGGCGATGCCGCCTGGGCCGGGGCCGCGCCGCCCACCGGGCTCCGGCTCCAGGCCATGCACCAGGACCAGGTCGTGAGCCTGCCCGAGGGGGCGCGGGTGTGGGCCCGGTCCGAGCACTGCCCCATCGCCGGGTTCACCGTCGGCGACCGGGTCTGGACCGTGCAGGCCCACCCCGAGTTCGCCGTCGACTACGCCCGCGGCCTGATCGACCGGCGCCGGGCCGTCGTCGATGCGGCCGTGGCCGACGCCGCCGCCGTCAGCGTCGAGGAGGCCACCGACCACGAGCTGGTGGCGGGCTGGATCGCCCACGTCCTGCGCGCCGATGCCGTCGCCCGCACCTGA
- the ligD gene encoding non-homologous end-joining DNA ligase encodes MATTYEVGGRTIEITHPDRVLFPDDGLTKADLAEYHHRVAPTLLRHLADRPLMLQRFPEGIDGTGFYQKEAGRGVPSWVRTVEARKEGGTVNHPVVDDEAALLALTNLGTISFHRWPSRADDLEHPDLLLVDLDPSDDDFDGVRRAARWTRDVLDELDLASYLQVTGSRGIHVVTPVDRAAPTEAAAAFAQHVARLLALRHPDALTDAGRKAKRRGRLYVDVARNGWAQTAVTPYSVRPRRGAPVATPITWDELEDPDLRPDGFTTATVPDRLAAGDDPWAGMGRRARSLQSRWQRLEGLVAEAEASASA; translated from the coding sequence GTGGCGACGACGTACGAGGTCGGCGGCCGGACGATCGAGATCACCCACCCCGACCGCGTCCTGTTCCCCGACGACGGCCTCACCAAGGCGGACCTGGCCGAGTACCACCACCGGGTGGCGCCGACCCTCCTCCGCCACCTCGCCGACCGTCCGCTGATGCTGCAGCGGTTCCCGGAGGGCATCGACGGCACCGGCTTCTACCAGAAGGAGGCGGGGCGGGGCGTGCCCTCCTGGGTGCGCACGGTCGAGGCCCGCAAGGAGGGCGGGACCGTCAACCACCCGGTCGTCGACGACGAGGCCGCCCTGCTGGCGCTCACCAACCTGGGCACCATCTCGTTCCACCGCTGGCCCAGCCGGGCCGACGACCTGGAGCACCCCGACCTGCTGCTCGTCGACCTCGACCCGTCCGACGACGACTTCGACGGGGTGCGCCGGGCCGCCCGCTGGACCCGGGACGTGCTCGACGAGCTCGACCTGGCGTCGTACCTGCAGGTCACCGGCTCACGGGGGATCCACGTGGTGACCCCGGTCGACCGGGCGGCACCCACCGAGGCGGCCGCCGCCTTCGCCCAGCACGTGGCCCGCCTCCTCGCCCTGCGCCACCCCGACGCGCTCACCGACGCCGGCCGCAAGGCCAAGCGTCGAGGCCGTCTCTACGTCGACGTGGCCCGCAACGGGTGGGCCCAGACGGCGGTGACGCCGTACTCGGTCCGCCCCCGCCGGGGTGCGCCCGTCGCCACCCCCATCACGTGGGACGAGCTCGAGGACCCCGACCTCCGCCCCGACGGGTTCACCACCGCCACCGTGCCCGACCGGCTGGCCGCCGGCGACGATCCGTGGGCCGGCATGGGTCGTCGCGCCCGCTCGCTCCAGAGCCGGTGGCAGCGGCTCGAGGGCCTGGTCGCCGAGGCCGAGGCCTCCGCCTCGGCCTGA
- the aspS gene encoding aspartate--tRNA ligase gives MTDYRTHRCTELDLAQEGQTVKVAGWMANVRDHGGLVFLDVRDHSGRLQVVLPEDAEMAGLVRGIGKESVIAVEGEVRARPEGTRNPNLATGDIELAASHIEVLGEATRALPFELSQVESVREDIRLRHRYLDMRTERLQRNLMLRSQVIQHIRDQMIELDFVEIQTPILTSSSPEGARDYLVPSRRYPGSFYALPQAPQQFKQLLMVGGVERYFQIAPCFRDEDGRADRSPGEFYQLDLEMAFATQEDVFTVVETVFDDLFAAFSERERTPIPFPRIPYAEAMVRYGTDKPDLRNPLVITDLTDHFATSDVGVFKGKTVRALRIPGGAGQGRRFFDDLTSVATDWGAKGMAWCKLNEDGTSGPIAKALTDDDLAAVKTATGADTGDALLFIADTEAMAARVTGALRTEVGERLELIEQDVYRFCWVVDFPMYERDEDTGVVDFSHNPFSMPQGGAEALEAEDPTSILAYQYDIVCNGYELSSGAVRNHDPKLMVKAFALAGYTEEEVGSRFGALYNAFQYGAPPHAGVAPGIDRILMLLSDEELIRDVIAFPMTVQARDLLMGAPAPVSDRQLAELNIRTVVPAPEPGPATS, from the coding sequence TTGACGGACTACCGAACCCACCGGTGCACGGAGCTCGACCTGGCCCAGGAGGGCCAGACGGTGAAGGTCGCCGGGTGGATGGCCAACGTCCGCGACCACGGCGGGCTCGTCTTCCTCGACGTGCGCGACCACTCCGGCCGGCTCCAGGTCGTGCTGCCCGAGGACGCCGAGATGGCCGGTCTCGTCCGCGGGATCGGCAAGGAGTCGGTGATCGCGGTCGAGGGCGAGGTGCGGGCCCGCCCCGAGGGCACCCGCAACCCGAACCTGGCCACCGGTGACATCGAGCTGGCCGCCAGCCACATCGAGGTCCTGGGCGAGGCGACCCGCGCCCTGCCCTTCGAGCTCAGCCAGGTCGAGTCGGTGCGCGAGGACATCCGCCTCCGCCACCGCTACCTCGACATGCGCACCGAGCGCCTCCAGCGGAACCTGATGCTGCGGTCGCAGGTGATCCAGCACATCCGCGACCAGATGATCGAGCTCGACTTCGTCGAGATCCAGACGCCGATCCTCACCAGCTCGTCCCCCGAGGGCGCCCGCGACTACCTGGTCCCGAGCCGCCGCTACCCGGGCAGCTTCTACGCCCTGCCCCAGGCGCCCCAGCAGTTCAAGCAGCTGTTGATGGTGGGCGGCGTCGAGCGCTACTTCCAGATCGCCCCCTGCTTCCGGGACGAGGACGGCCGCGCCGACCGCTCGCCGGGCGAGTTCTACCAGCTCGACCTGGAGATGGCCTTCGCCACCCAGGAGGACGTCTTCACCGTCGTGGAGACCGTGTTCGACGACCTGTTCGCCGCCTTCTCCGAGCGGGAGCGGACGCCGATCCCGTTCCCCCGCATCCCCTACGCCGAGGCCATGGTCCGCTACGGCACCGACAAGCCCGACCTGCGCAACCCGCTCGTCATCACCGACCTGACCGACCACTTCGCCACGTCCGACGTCGGCGTGTTCAAGGGCAAGACGGTGCGGGCCCTGCGGATCCCCGGCGGTGCCGGCCAGGGTCGCCGCTTCTTCGACGACCTGACCTCGGTGGCCACCGACTGGGGCGCCAAGGGCATGGCCTGGTGCAAGCTCAACGAGGACGGCACCAGCGGCCCCATCGCCAAGGCCCTCACCGACGACGACCTCGCCGCGGTGAAGACCGCCACCGGGGCCGACACCGGCGACGCCCTCCTGTTCATCGCCGACACCGAGGCCATGGCCGCCCGGGTCACCGGCGCCCTGCGCACCGAGGTCGGTGAGCGGCTCGAGCTGATCGAGCAGGACGTCTACCGCTTCTGCTGGGTCGTCGACTTCCCCATGTACGAGCGCGACGAGGACACCGGCGTCGTCGACTTCAGCCACAACCCGTTCTCGATGCCCCAGGGCGGTGCCGAGGCGCTGGAGGCCGAGGACCCCACGTCGATCCTGGCCTACCAGTACGACATCGTGTGCAACGGCTACGAGCTGTCGTCGGGCGCGGTCCGGAACCACGACCCCAAGCTGATGGTCAAGGCCTTCGCCCTCGCCGGCTACACCGAGGAGGAGGTCGGCTCCCGCTTCGGTGCGCTGTACAACGCCTTCCAGTACGGAGCCCCGCCCCACGCCGGTGTGGCGCCGGGCATCGACCGCATCTTGATGCTGCTCTCGGACGAGGAGCTGATCCGCGACGTCATCGCCTTCCCGATGACCGTGCAGGCCCGCGACCTCCTGATGGGCGCGCCGGCCCCGGTCTCGGACCGCCAGCTGGCCGAGCTCAACATCCGCACCGTCGTCCCCGCGCCCGAGCCCGGGCCCGCGACCTCCTAG
- a CDS encoding glycosyltransferase family 39 protein, whose amino-acid sequence MTSTDLGSPPPPPRADPPPPASPPASAAPWWRLAAPGMVVGAATAWFRLGHRGLWLDEAYSLGAIHQLRDTLPGTSYTMAAYYLLLRPWMAVSESIWWMRSLSVIAAVAAVAVTVAVARRLAGAREAALAGVLMALSPLWFAQAREARSYAFVMLLVALSWLAVDHGLADGRGRARRWWWAHTAIAVALPLFHGLAVLQLVPQLGAVLVGRVDRATALRALRGVGLAVALTAWLARTASDDVGNWVDPLSLDQVWFVTGRLTSGWDGVAAVLVGVVLVGVVVAVVSSRRAVAPLARARALVPVLWGVGPLVLIALLSVVRPSLVPRYVVGSVAGLALLMAAALARTVGARPRWSAARVVGAAAVVVALAAGQVALHDRPLDGWTVAARRVAAGLRPGDTILLSREYTTRPPFEAAWRDVDPAAPPQLLPSDRPLGPVRRFEPDETPGTVRWNEARRAGRIWLVADAHRLELDRLPHLVVDGVAGRPATHREVARWRAPRSAIVVVLLEPVA is encoded by the coding sequence TTGACCTCGACCGACCTCGGGTCACCGCCCCCTCCGCCACGGGCGGACCCGCCGCCGCCCGCCTCGCCGCCGGCGTCGGCCGCGCCCTGGTGGCGGCTCGCCGCTCCCGGCATGGTCGTCGGTGCGGCGACGGCCTGGTTCCGGCTCGGGCACCGGGGCCTGTGGCTGGACGAGGCCTACTCCCTCGGCGCCATCCACCAGCTGCGCGACACGCTGCCCGGCACCAGCTACACCATGGCCGCCTACTACCTCCTGCTGCGACCGTGGATGGCGGTGTCGGAGTCGATCTGGTGGATGCGGAGCCTGTCGGTCATCGCCGCCGTGGCCGCCGTCGCCGTCACCGTCGCCGTGGCCCGCCGCCTCGCCGGCGCCCGCGAGGCGGCCCTCGCCGGCGTCCTCATGGCGCTCTCGCCCCTGTGGTTCGCCCAGGCGCGCGAGGCCCGGTCGTACGCGTTCGTCATGCTCCTCGTCGCCCTCTCGTGGCTGGCCGTCGACCACGGCCTGGCCGACGGGCGGGGGCGGGCCCGGCGGTGGTGGTGGGCCCACACCGCCATCGCCGTCGCCCTGCCCCTGTTCCACGGCTTGGCGGTCCTGCAGCTGGTCCCGCAGCTGGGTGCCGTGCTCGTCGGCCGCGTCGACCGGGCGACGGCCCTGCGGGCGCTCCGGGGCGTGGGCCTCGCCGTCGCCCTCACCGCGTGGCTGGCCCGCACCGCCTCGGACGACGTGGGCAACTGGGTCGACCCCTTGAGCCTCGACCAGGTGTGGTTCGTGACCGGCCGCCTCACCAGCGGGTGGGACGGGGTGGCGGCGGTGCTGGTCGGGGTCGTGCTGGTCGGCGTCGTCGTGGCCGTCGTCAGCAGCCGCCGGGCGGTCGCGCCCCTCGCCCGGGCCCGGGCGCTCGTGCCGGTGCTGTGGGGGGTGGGGCCGCTGGTGCTCATCGCCCTGCTGTCGGTCGTCCGGCCGTCGCTCGTGCCCCGCTACGTCGTCGGCTCGGTGGCCGGCCTGGCCCTGCTCATGGCGGCCGCCCTGGCGCGGACCGTCGGCGCCCGACCGCGGTGGTCGGCGGCCCGGGTCGTCGGCGCTGCGGCGGTCGTGGTCGCCCTGGCCGCTGGCCAGGTCGCCCTGCACGACCGGCCCCTCGACGGGTGGACCGTCGCCGCCCGCCGGGTCGCCGCCGGGCTGCGGCCCGGGGACACCATCCTCCTCTCGCGGGAGTACACCACCCGGCCGCCCTTCGAGGCGGCCTGGCGCGACGTCGATCCGGCCGCCCCGCCCCAGCTCCTCCCGTCCGACCGCCCGCTGGGGCCGGTGCGCCGGTTCGAGCCCGACGAGACGCCCGGGACCGTGCGGTGGAACGAGGCCCGCCGGGCCGGGCGGATCTGGCTCGTGGCCGACGCCCACCGCCTCGAGCTCGACCGCCTGCCGCACCTGGTCGTCGACGGCGTCGCCGGCCGGCCCGCCACCCACCGGGAGGTGGCCCGCTGGCGCGCCCCGCGCTCCGCCATCGTCGTGGTCCTCCTCGAACCGGTCGCCTGA